The genomic region GTAGCTACTAATTTATTCATTGGAATATCCTTTCTATCAAATTCAATGCTACAAACTCCATTTTTAAGATTACTTTCCCACAAAACAGCCATTGCtttcaaatcaaatatttttacatctcCATTGTCATAACCAGCAGCTACAACTCTTTCCTCACAATTGTACGAATTTCCAAATGTAACTGTCCAGCAATCTCTACGATCTTCACCCTCTTTAGGTTCCATTACAGCAACTGGCCGACCTTTCAACCTAGGATCCCAGACTTTGACACTTCCATCCCTAGAGCCAGTTACTAATTCCGGTGCGCCGCATCCAATGTTCTGTCCAGCTACACCATCGATACTGTTTATAATCTCATCATGAGCAACAGTAGTATAAATTGGTATCGAAGGGTCTTCCAGGTTGTAGATGTTTAATTTTCCCTAATAAAGGTGACTTTAAATTTTCTCTATGTAGGAATaacaaattgttaaaatttaaatcttatgtataatatcattcattcaaatgaaaatatatcttaaaaatttttttgtattttttgttaataCCTGAAAATCACCAGTTGCTAAATATCTGTCTCTTAAGCTAGACGCTTTAAAGGTTCCGCATTTTATCGGTTGAGATCGTTCGATATCTTTAACAAGATTTAATTCGCCGCTGGAAACTTCATAGATTTGTATAATACCACTACCACGAGGTCGTGAGCCCATAACCACAAATTTTGCGCTGCACGGAATCCATTTTGCGTCAAATAAGGAATAATTTACCGATTTCTCGATATGACAAATTATCTGCGGTTTCTCAAATTTATCCATGCTTTCGAAGTTGACTATACAACAAGATTATTTGGTTCTTAGCTAAAATTTGTGAGACTGTGACAGCAATTACTTTGACGTATCTGAAGTATTTGAAGTATCCATAAACATAGATCAATAGGAAGC from Bombus fervidus isolate BK054 chromosome 11, iyBomFerv1, whole genome shotgun sequence harbors:
- the Wdr92 gene encoding dynein axonemal assembly factor 10; the encoded protein is MDKFEKPQIICHIEKSVNYSLFDAKWIPCSAKFVVMGSRPRGSGIIQIYEVSSGELNLVKDIERSQPIKCGTFKASSLRDRYLATGDFQGKLNIYNLEDPSIPIYTTVAHDEIINSIDGVAGQNIGCGAPELVTGSRDGSVKVWDPRLKGRPVAVMEPKEGEDRRDCWTVTFGNSYNCEERVVAAGYDNGDVKIFDLKAMAVLWESNLKNGVCSIEFDRKDIPMNKLVATTLESKFYLFDLKTQHPKKGFAYITEKAHNATVWLVRHLPQNREIFVTCGGGGSLCLWKYNYPEKRKIVDADGIDRGVVGDLTLLQNTIVSSQPVSSLDWSPDKQGLAVCTAFDQCLRVIITTKLNTV